In a single window of the Nocardioides sp. L-11A genome:
- a CDS encoding serine/threonine-protein kinase, protein MPTPPCPGTPAPGDQLGPYRIVRRLGRGGMGAVYDALDTVLGRHVALKVIVPELADDPDFRARFVREARAQASLDSPHVVPVFAHGEIDGRLYLVSRLVPDGDLGAALRAHGPLPPGEAADLVAQVADGLAEAHRVGLVHRDIKPANVLLRRRGTHTVAYLADFGIAGRAGEADHGVAGDLEALGRLLGACLTGRAPYDGGSVGPLPRRLARVLRAALAGDCPSAAALRDELRRSVPGPAGRRKARRARAARATAVVAALAAALAGSVTALGRDATRAPDPDAAARILARALERDADLDPAAAGCTARALATAHGPRRLDELPRDAVLAAAARCLWPGAPPAR, encoded by the coding sequence ATGCCGACTCCGCCGTGCCCGGGTACGCCGGCACCCGGCGACCAGCTCGGGCCGTACCGCATCGTGCGGCGCCTCGGCCGGGGTGGCATGGGCGCCGTGTACGACGCCCTCGACACCGTGCTCGGCAGGCACGTCGCCCTCAAGGTGATCGTCCCGGAGCTCGCGGACGACCCGGACTTCCGGGCGCGGTTCGTGCGCGAGGCGCGGGCGCAGGCGTCGCTGGACTCGCCGCACGTGGTGCCGGTCTTCGCGCACGGCGAGATCGACGGCCGGCTCTACCTCGTCAGCCGGCTGGTGCCCGACGGCGATCTCGGCGCCGCCCTGCGCGCCCACGGGCCGCTGCCGCCCGGCGAGGCGGCGGATCTCGTCGCGCAGGTCGCCGACGGCCTCGCCGAGGCGCACCGGGTCGGCCTGGTGCACCGTGACATCAAGCCGGCCAATGTGCTGCTGCGTCGCCGCGGCACCCACACCGTCGCCTATCTCGCCGACTTCGGGATCGCGGGTCGGGCCGGCGAGGCGGACCACGGTGTGGCGGGCGATCTCGAGGCGCTGGGCCGCCTGCTCGGGGCCTGCCTGACCGGCCGCGCGCCGTACGACGGCGGGTCGGTGGGTCCTCTCCCTCGTCGGCTCGCCCGGGTCCTCCGCGCCGCGCTCGCCGGCGACTGTCCCTCGGCCGCCGCACTGCGCGACGAGCTGCGCAGGAGCGTCCCGGGTCCGGCCGGACGCCGGAAGGCCCGGAGAGCCCGGGCGGCACGGGCGACCGCGGTGGTCGCCGCCCTCGCCGCCGCCCTCGCCGGCTCGGTCACGGCGCTGGGCAGGGACGCCACCCGTGCCCCCGATCCCGACGCCGCGGCCCGGATCCTCGCCCGCGCCCTGGAGCGCGACGCCGACCTCGACCCCGCGGCGGCCGGCTGCACCGCTCGCGCGCTCGCCACCGCCCACGGCCCGCGCCGCCTCGACGAGCTGCCGCGCGACGCGGTCCTGGCCGCCGCCGCCCGCTGTCTGTGGCCCGGCGCGCCGCCCGCCCGCTGA
- a CDS encoding M1 family metallopeptidase, protein MRRGARTGGLLAAAAGCLLLAACGGVSWQPAGPGATAPPEPTSSPGNAAPPGELAIARNDTRADSVYPEIGDPLVDALHYDLDLAWTPEEDRLAATETLTFRATADAERIPLDFNEQLAISGATLDGAPAEVAVEGNDLTVAHPVTAERQYELVLEYAGTPASAPAPSARSDFAQGVGWSITDEHETWTLQEPYGAFTWYAANDHPSDKALYDFTLTVPAPWAGVANGVLTSSTTDGGRSVNTWHLAEPAAAYLVTVAFGDFQHTELESESGVPIQVWTDADGEALPGDTSFAPGAIDWLERILGPYPFDSFGVLVVDNDSGMETQTMVTLGDSPYSLSAAVLVHEAAHHWYGDTVTPADWSDVWMNEGMAMYLQGMWEAEQEGIPIARKMDDWADFESGLRAAAGPPGAFDPAQFGDGNIYYGPALMWQELRERIGEKKFFEVLREWPAAQANDTADREEYLDWIEDTTGEELSAFFDDWLLDRATPPRD, encoded by the coding sequence ATGAGACGCGGCGCGCGCACCGGCGGCCTCCTGGCCGCGGCCGCCGGCTGCCTGCTGCTCGCCGCGTGCGGCGGGGTGTCGTGGCAGCCCGCCGGGCCGGGCGCGACGGCTCCGCCGGAGCCGACCAGCTCCCCCGGCAACGCGGCACCGCCCGGCGAGCTCGCGATCGCGCGCAACGACACCCGTGCCGACTCGGTCTACCCCGAGATCGGCGACCCGCTCGTCGACGCCCTGCACTACGACCTCGACCTGGCCTGGACGCCCGAGGAGGACCGGCTCGCCGCCACCGAGACGCTGACCTTCCGGGCCACGGCCGACGCGGAGCGGATCCCGCTCGACTTCAACGAACAGCTCGCGATCAGCGGCGCCACGCTCGACGGTGCGCCCGCCGAGGTCGCCGTCGAGGGCAACGACCTCACCGTGGCGCACCCGGTCACCGCCGAGCGGCAGTACGAGCTGGTGCTGGAGTACGCCGGCACCCCGGCGAGTGCCCCCGCGCCGAGTGCGCGCAGCGACTTCGCACAGGGCGTGGGCTGGAGCATCACCGACGAGCACGAGACCTGGACCCTGCAGGAGCCCTACGGCGCCTTCACCTGGTACGCCGCCAACGACCACCCGTCCGACAAGGCGCTCTACGACTTCACGCTCACCGTCCCGGCCCCGTGGGCCGGCGTCGCCAACGGCGTCCTCACCTCCTCGACCACCGACGGCGGGCGGAGCGTGAACACCTGGCACCTCGCGGAGCCGGCGGCGGCGTACCTCGTGACGGTGGCGTTCGGCGACTTCCAGCACACGGAGCTGGAGTCGGAGAGCGGCGTGCCGATCCAGGTCTGGACCGACGCCGACGGCGAGGCCCTGCCCGGTGACACCTCCTTCGCACCGGGCGCGATCGACTGGCTCGAGCGGATCCTGGGCCCGTACCCGTTCGACAGCTTCGGCGTGCTCGTCGTCGACAACGACAGCGGCATGGAGACGCAGACCATGGTGACGCTCGGCGACTCGCCGTACAGCCTCTCGGCGGCGGTCCTCGTGCACGAGGCCGCGCACCACTGGTACGGCGACACGGTGACCCCCGCCGACTGGTCGGACGTGTGGATGAACGAGGGCATGGCGATGTACCTCCAGGGCATGTGGGAGGCCGAGCAGGAGGGCATCCCGATCGCCCGGAAGATGGACGACTGGGCCGACTTCGAGTCCGGCCTGCGGGCGGCGGCCGGCCCGCCCGGCGCGTTCGACCCGGCCCAGTTCGGCGACGGCAACATCTACTACGGCCCGGCGCTGATGTGGCAGGAGCTGCGCGAGCGGATCGGCGAGAAGAAGTTCTTCGAGGTGCTCCGGGAGTGGCCGGCCGCACAGGCCAACGACACCGCCGACCGCGAGGAGTACCTCGACTGGATCGAGGACACGACCGGCGAGGAGCTGTCCGCCTTCTTCGACGACTGGCTGCTGGACCGGGCCACGCCGCCACGCGACTGA
- a CDS encoding (Fe-S)-binding protein, with translation MQIVAIVVSLAVSVVAVALTARAVVAMLGVIKRGQPAPGRTGNPVGRTLTMVKETFGHTRMLQWTWVGILHWFAFAAFIALSTAVAAAYVQLFDPEFTIPVIGKWWVYEWLAELLGLLGTLAIIPLIVYRVTHQPAQLGRRSRFFGSTMWQAYFVEAMVLLESSAILFIRGAEYNLAKAHGGEAAEHADAFHFPVSQFFAHLFPTGQDSIGSLENAIFFIAMIKIVSAMVWLMVISTHLTMGVAWHRFTAWFNIWFKREDSGRTALGAVKPLTSGGKAITLDDVDDLDEDAVLGAGSIWDFSWKDILDFTTCTECGRCQSQCPAWNTEKPLSPKLMMMAMREEAYAVAGGAEQRALVGSAGREQSDGVDDWFYMPEGGDFVVDEDALWACTNCGACVQQCPVDIEHVDHFIDMRRYQVLVESNFPSELNGLFKGLENKGNPWNMSPTARLDWAKDLPFDVKVVGDSIESLDEVDWLFWVGCAGAYEDRAKKTTRAVAELLDLAGVSFGVLGNGETCTGDSARRAGNEFVFQGLAQQNIETLTDAKAKKVVSTCPHCMNTLKNEYRQLGLELEVIHHTQLLNRLVREGKLTPVTQGAGAHQRKITYHDPCFLGRHNQVYTPPRDLLQILPGAELAEMERSAERSFCCGAGGARMWMEETIGERINLNRTAEAVGTGADQVAVGCPFCRVMLSDGLTKMQADGEAREEVEVLDVAQMLLASVKGEQATKLLPGEGAPLAPKAAAAAPAAAADPVAAKAEPEAGDVTITDDTVVATEDAGPAAKASSSGGGSSMFDDPGSMFDTPAPAAPEAPAAPAEDKAAPAGGSLFDDPGSLFDTPATPPAAAAPAPEKAAPAGGGSLFDEGGSLFDTPAPAPEAAKAEAPPAEAPPAAATKAEAPTPTTDLGAGGSLFDIAAPAETPAAPETPAAPEAAASQAAASEASPAPTVDLNAGGSLFDIAAPAETPAAEAPAAEATAAEATAAEATAPVAEQEPVEAEARAEEAAVADEAPAPAPAPAAPAAAPATDVDINAMGSLFDIAAPAAPAAPAAPAAPAAPAAPAAPAAEPEPAAEPEPAAAEVEPAAAEVEPAPEPEPTPAPAPPSSSGEAHQPRTDADINAAESLFDL, from the coding sequence ATGCAGATCGTTGCGATCGTCGTCTCCTTGGCCGTCTCGGTCGTCGCGGTCGCGCTGACCGCGCGGGCTGTCGTCGCGATGCTCGGCGTGATCAAGCGCGGGCAGCCGGCGCCCGGTCGCACCGGGAACCCGGTCGGTCGCACGCTGACCATGGTCAAGGAGACCTTCGGCCACACGCGCATGCTGCAGTGGACCTGGGTCGGCATCCTGCACTGGTTCGCCTTCGCGGCCTTCATCGCGCTCTCGACGGCCGTCGCGGCGGCGTACGTCCAGCTCTTCGACCCCGAGTTCACCATCCCGGTCATCGGCAAGTGGTGGGTCTACGAGTGGCTCGCCGAGCTGCTCGGCCTGCTCGGCACGCTCGCGATCATCCCGCTGATCGTCTACCGGGTCACCCACCAGCCCGCGCAGCTCGGTCGGCGCAGCCGGTTCTTCGGCTCGACCATGTGGCAGGCGTACTTCGTCGAGGCCATGGTGCTCCTCGAGAGCTCCGCGATCCTGTTCATCCGCGGCGCGGAGTACAACCTGGCGAAGGCCCACGGCGGCGAGGCCGCCGAGCACGCCGATGCCTTCCACTTCCCGGTCTCGCAGTTCTTCGCCCATCTCTTCCCGACCGGCCAGGACTCCATCGGCTCGCTCGAGAACGCGATCTTCTTCATCGCGATGATCAAGATCGTCTCCGCGATGGTCTGGCTGATGGTGATCTCGACCCACCTCACGATGGGCGTCGCCTGGCACCGCTTCACCGCCTGGTTCAACATCTGGTTCAAGCGTGAGGACAGCGGCCGGACCGCTCTCGGTGCGGTCAAGCCGCTGACCTCGGGCGGCAAGGCGATCACCCTCGACGACGTCGACGACCTCGACGAGGACGCCGTCCTCGGCGCCGGCTCCATCTGGGACTTCTCCTGGAAGGACATCCTCGACTTCACGACGTGCACCGAGTGCGGCCGCTGCCAGTCGCAGTGCCCGGCCTGGAACACCGAGAAGCCGCTCTCGCCGAAGCTGATGATGATGGCGATGCGCGAGGAGGCGTACGCCGTCGCCGGTGGTGCCGAGCAGCGCGCCCTCGTCGGCTCCGCCGGCCGCGAGCAGAGCGACGGTGTCGACGACTGGTTCTACATGCCCGAGGGCGGTGACTTCGTCGTCGACGAGGACGCCCTGTGGGCCTGCACCAACTGCGGTGCCTGCGTCCAGCAGTGCCCGGTCGACATCGAGCACGTCGACCACTTCATCGACATGCGCCGCTACCAGGTGCTCGTCGAGTCGAACTTCCCCTCCGAGCTCAACGGCCTGTTCAAGGGCCTGGAGAACAAGGGCAACCCGTGGAACATGTCGCCCACGGCGCGCCTCGACTGGGCCAAGGACCTGCCCTTCGACGTCAAGGTCGTCGGTGACTCGATCGAGTCGCTCGACGAGGTCGACTGGCTGTTCTGGGTCGGCTGCGCCGGCGCCTACGAGGACCGGGCCAAGAAGACCACCCGTGCCGTGGCCGAGCTGCTCGACCTCGCGGGCGTCTCGTTCGGCGTCCTCGGCAACGGCGAGACCTGCACCGGCGACTCCGCCCGTCGCGCCGGCAACGAGTTCGTGTTCCAGGGCCTCGCGCAGCAGAACATCGAGACGCTGACCGACGCGAAGGCGAAGAAGGTCGTCTCGACCTGCCCGCACTGCATGAACACGCTCAAGAACGAGTACCGCCAGCTCGGTCTCGAGCTCGAGGTCATCCACCACACCCAGCTGCTCAACCGACTCGTCCGCGAGGGCAAGCTGACGCCGGTCACCCAGGGTGCCGGCGCCCACCAGCGCAAGATCACCTACCACGACCCGTGCTTCCTCGGCCGCCACAACCAGGTCTACACGCCTCCGCGGGACCTGCTGCAGATCCTGCCGGGCGCCGAGCTCGCCGAGATGGAGCGCTCGGCGGAGCGGTCCTTCTGCTGCGGTGCCGGCGGTGCGCGGATGTGGATGGAGGAGACCATCGGTGAGCGGATCAACCTGAACCGCACCGCCGAGGCGGTCGGCACCGGCGCCGACCAGGTCGCCGTCGGCTGCCCCTTCTGCCGCGTCATGCTCTCCGACGGCCTCACCAAGATGCAGGCCGACGGCGAGGCCCGCGAGGAGGTCGAGGTCCTCGACGTGGCGCAGATGCTGCTCGCCTCGGTCAAGGGCGAGCAGGCGACCAAGCTGCTGCCCGGTGAGGGCGCGCCACTGGCCCCCAAGGCCGCCGCTGCCGCTCCCGCCGCCGCTGCGGACCCGGTCGCCGCCAAGGCCGAGCCCGAGGCCGGCGATGTCACCATCACCGACGACACCGTCGTCGCCACCGAGGACGCCGGCCCGGCCGCCAAGGCGTCGTCGTCGGGCGGCGGCTCCTCGATGTTCGACGACCCGGGCTCCATGTTCGACACGCCTGCCCCGGCTGCCCCGGAGGCCCCTGCTGCTCCGGCTGAGGACAAGGCCGCCCCCGCCGGCGGCTCGCTCTTCGACGACCCGGGCTCGCTCTTCGACACCCCGGCCACACCTCCTGCCGCGGCCGCGCCGGCCCCGGAGAAGGCCGCGCCCGCGGGCGGCGGCTCGCTCTTCGACGAGGGCGGCTCGCTGTTCGACACCCCGGCCCCCGCCCCCGAGGCGGCCAAGGCCGAGGCTCCGCCGGCTGAGGCTCCGCCGGCCGCGGCCACCAAGGCGGAGGCCCCCACGCCGACGACCGACCTCGGCGCCGGCGGGTCGCTGTTCGACATCGCCGCCCCCGCTGAGACCCCTGCTGCTCCCGAGACGCCGGCCGCCCCCGAGGCTGCTGCTTCCCAGGCTGCTGCTTCCGAGGCCAGCCCGGCTCCGACGGTCGACCTGAACGCGGGTGGCTCGCTGTTCGACATCGCCGCCCCCGCCGAGACCCCGGCCGCCGAGGCCCCGGCCGCCGAGGCCACGGCCGCCGAGGCCACGGCCGCCGAGGCCACGGCGCCGGTCGCCGAGCAGGAGCCTGTCGAGGCCGAGGCGCGGGCCGAGGAGGCCGCCGTCGCCGACGAGGCGCCTGCGCCGGCCCCGGCGCCTGCCGCTCCCGCAGCCGCGCCGGCCACCGACGTCGACATCAACGCCATGGGTTCGCTGTTCGACATCGCCGCCCCGGCCGCCCCGGCCGCCCCGGCCGCCCCGGCCGCCCCGGCCGCCCCGGCCGCCCCGGCCGCCCCGGCCGCCGAGCCCGAGCCGGCCGCCGAGCCCGAGCCGGCCGCCGCCGAGGTCGAGCCGGCCGCCGCCGAGGTCGAGCCGGCCCCCGAGCCCGAGCCCACCCCGGCGCCGGCCCCCCCGTCGTCCTCCGGCGAGGCCCACCAGCCCCGCACCGACGCCGACATCAACGCCGCGGAGTCCCTGTTCGACCTCTGA
- a CDS encoding amidase domain-containing protein — translation MIAPTLPVRSSGRGGIEMRWPSGPLLGSNNLPDKWAASINGWTHSWSIARKLYSFVTQKLGADSTYIARSSSRPPAYVNGSKGDLVFYEWGNQDGQLIDHVNVRVAAGKDPHSPFTGDRVNGHNTNRQKAIWHLWPYNANRTTTFYYLVRIPSGA, via the coding sequence ATGATTGCGCCAACTTTGCCAGTCAGGTCCTCTGGGCGGGGCGGCATCGAGATGCGCTGGCCGAGCGGGCCGTTGCTGGGCTCCAACAATCTTCCGGACAAGTGGGCGGCGAGCATCAACGGATGGACGCACAGCTGGAGCATCGCGCGCAAGCTGTACTCCTTCGTCACCCAGAAGCTGGGCGCCGATTCGACCTACATCGCAAGATCATCCTCGAGGCCCCCCGCCTACGTGAACGGCTCGAAGGGGGATCTGGTCTTCTATGAGTGGGGCAATCAGGACGGTCAGCTCATCGACCACGTCAATGTGAGAGTCGCAGCAGGAAAAGATCCCCATTCTCCATTCACAGGTGACCGCGTGAACGGCCACAACACCAACCGCCAGAAGGCGATCTGGCACCTGTGGCCGTACAATGCCAACAGAACCACCACCTTCTACTATCTCGTCCGAATCCCGAGCGGGGCGTAG
- a CDS encoding pilus assembly protein HicB, with the protein MDITPYVDSLRRDLLAAAESAGPQAREVAERLGYALDPAVRLAVMEAISQAATEITAAMPAGGVDVRLDGRDLDFVVTPGGPEESAPPHQVTGPVPAEMPGEDEGQARVSLRLPESVKARADDAAARAGQSLNTWLVTLIRAATSERAIRVDVDLSSRPFGADFPFGTPPGADRRMTGWL; encoded by the coding sequence ATGGACATCACGCCGTACGTCGACAGCCTCCGTCGGGATCTCCTGGCGGCGGCCGAGAGTGCCGGCCCGCAGGCGCGTGAGGTCGCCGAGCGGCTGGGATACGCGCTGGACCCGGCCGTGCGGCTCGCGGTGATGGAGGCGATCAGCCAGGCGGCGACCGAGATCACCGCGGCGATGCCCGCGGGCGGCGTGGACGTCCGGCTCGACGGTCGCGACCTCGACTTCGTCGTCACCCCGGGCGGTCCCGAGGAGTCGGCGCCGCCGCACCAGGTCACCGGGCCGGTGCCCGCCGAGATGCCGGGCGAGGACGAGGGGCAGGCGCGGGTCAGCCTACGGCTGCCCGAGTCGGTCAAGGCGCGGGCCGATGACGCGGCCGCCCGGGCCGGGCAGTCGCTCAACACCTGGCTGGTCACGTTGATCCGGGCGGCGACCAGTGAGCGGGCGATCCGCGTCGACGTCGACCTGTCCAGCCGGCCGTTCGGCGCCGACTTCCCGTTCGGTACGCCGCCCGGCGCCGACCGGCGGATGACCGGCTGGCTCTGA
- a CDS encoding dihydrolipoamide acetyltransferase family protein: MTAHEFKLPDVGEGLTEAEIVAWRVKEGDVVAINDVVVEIETAKSIVELPSPYAGQVLALLAAEGDTVEVGMPIIRIGEPGTAPAGGSAPAAAAPAAAAAPAAVAAAAAPAAEVIDTNIPPAGNATLVGYGPKQRALKRRARKGDGAAPDAPAQAPAPGAASDGGADRPVRALAKPLVRRLARDLGIDLTALVPTGPKGTVSKEDVLAAAGGAAPGSRPTPASPVVAVAADPAGRETREPVKGVRKNMAAAMVASAFTAPHVTEWVTIDATATVELVARLKERPEFAGVKVSPLLVAARACLLAMRRTPLVNSAWDEAAQEVVVKQYVNLGIAAATPRGLVVPNVKDAHALSLVELARALEALTATAREGRTQPAELAGGSFTITNVGVFGVDGGTPIINPGESAILCLGAIKPQPWVIGDQVVPRQVMTLSLSFDHRHIDGATGSRFLADVADLISDPATALLF; encoded by the coding sequence ATGACCGCCCACGAGTTCAAGCTCCCCGACGTCGGCGAGGGCCTCACCGAGGCCGAGATCGTCGCCTGGCGGGTCAAGGAGGGCGACGTCGTCGCGATCAACGACGTCGTGGTCGAGATCGAGACCGCCAAGTCCATCGTCGAGCTGCCCTCGCCGTACGCCGGGCAGGTGCTGGCGCTGCTCGCCGCGGAGGGCGACACCGTCGAGGTCGGCATGCCGATCATCCGGATCGGCGAGCCGGGCACCGCGCCGGCGGGCGGTTCCGCTCCGGCCGCGGCGGCTCCTGCGGCCGCGGCGGCTCCTGCGGCAGTGGCGGCAGCGGCGGCTCCGGCAGCGGAGGTCATCGACACGAACATCCCACCGGCGGGCAACGCCACGTTGGTCGGCTACGGCCCCAAGCAGCGGGCGCTCAAGCGTCGCGCGCGCAAGGGAGACGGGGCCGCCCCGGACGCGCCGGCGCAGGCGCCTGCGCCGGGCGCCGCCTCGGACGGCGGAGCGGACCGCCCGGTGCGGGCCCTCGCCAAGCCGTTGGTCCGGCGCCTGGCCCGCGACCTCGGGATCGACCTGACGGCGCTGGTGCCGACCGGGCCGAAGGGCACCGTCAGCAAGGAGGACGTGCTCGCCGCCGCCGGTGGCGCCGCACCCGGCTCCCGACCCACGCCCGCCTCCCCGGTCGTGGCCGTGGCGGCCGACCCGGCCGGGCGCGAGACCCGCGAGCCGGTCAAGGGCGTGCGCAAGAACATGGCCGCCGCCATGGTCGCCTCGGCCTTCACCGCCCCCCACGTGACCGAGTGGGTGACCATCGACGCGACCGCGACCGTCGAGCTCGTCGCGCGCCTCAAGGAGCGTCCCGAGTTCGCGGGGGTGAAGGTGAGCCCACTGCTCGTCGCGGCCCGGGCCTGCCTGCTCGCGATGCGGCGTACCCCTCTGGTGAACTCCGCCTGGGACGAGGCGGCCCAGGAGGTCGTGGTCAAGCAGTACGTCAACCTCGGCATCGCCGCCGCCACCCCGCGGGGCCTGGTCGTCCCCAACGTCAAGGACGCTCACGCCCTCTCGCTCGTCGAGCTCGCCCGGGCCCTGGAGGCGCTGACCGCGACCGCCCGCGAGGGCCGCACCCAGCCCGCCGAGCTCGCCGGCGGGTCCTTCACGATCACCAACGTCGGGGTGTTCGGGGTCGACGGCGGTACGCCCATCATCAACCCCGGCGAGTCCGCGATCCTCTGCCTCGGCGCGATCAAGCCGCAGCCGTGGGTCATCGGCGACCAGGTCGTCCCGCGCCAGGTGATGACACTGTCGCTGTCCTTCGACCACCGCCACATCGACGGCGCCACCGGCTCGCGCTTCCTGGCCGATGTCGCCGACCTGATCAGCGACCCGGCGACCGCACTGTTGTTCTAG
- a CDS encoding DUF1707 domain-containing protein, translated as MDERGSWATEADRMAALSLLESAYGEGRLSRTEWERRGDLALRAETMDDLTRLTDDLRPEPTAEGRPTRSRLAVAGAVVALVLGGVVYAALDDEPEPASVAGPAAPADEPVAEPRAPEPAPPADVEQPVHEPAYSFTPDGVRDFTTLYQERFGRPPRALAFGFTGHQAVIYRPSRADGKIRRWFLRDGIFLDDGVRTPSAPLEPGPIALAEVDIDAMFRHVRTAERSATGPVDVVGVTILRADGRASVVVSAGNRSSGICYRITTTLAGELLTQGEEPCG; from the coding sequence GTGGACGAGCGCGGCAGCTGGGCGACCGAGGCCGACCGGATGGCGGCACTGAGCCTCCTGGAGTCGGCGTACGGCGAGGGGCGCCTCTCCCGCACCGAGTGGGAGCGGCGGGGCGATCTCGCCCTGCGCGCGGAGACCATGGACGACCTCACCAGGCTCACCGACGACCTCCGGCCCGAACCCACCGCGGAGGGCCGTCCGACGAGGTCCCGCCTCGCCGTCGCCGGTGCCGTGGTCGCACTGGTCCTGGGCGGCGTGGTCTACGCGGCCCTCGACGACGAGCCCGAGCCGGCCTCGGTCGCCGGTCCGGCCGCCCCGGCCGACGAGCCGGTCGCGGAGCCCCGGGCGCCCGAGCCAGCGCCGCCGGCCGACGTGGAGCAGCCCGTCCACGAGCCTGCCTACTCCTTCACACCGGACGGCGTGCGCGACTTCACCACCCTCTACCAGGAGAGGTTCGGCCGTCCGCCCCGCGCCCTGGCCTTCGGCTTCACCGGCCACCAGGCCGTGATCTACCGCCCCTCCCGAGCCGACGGCAAGATCCGCCGCTGGTTCCTGCGCGACGGCATCTTCCTCGACGACGGTGTCCGGACCCCGAGTGCGCCGCTCGAGCCCGGCCCGATCGCCCTCGCCGAGGTCGACATCGACGCGATGTTCCGGCACGTGCGCACCGCGGAGCGCTCGGCGACCGGCCCGGTCGACGTCGTCGGCGTGACCATCCTGCGCGCCGACGGCCGGGCCTCGGTCGTGGTCTCGGCGGGCAACCGGTCGAGCGGCATCTGCTACCGGATCACCACGACCCTCGCGGGGGAGCTGCTCACCCAGGGCGAGGAGCCCTGCGGCTGA
- a CDS encoding AMP-binding protein, whose translation MTESYAAGETTTPLLDETIGANLERTVAQWPDREALVEVASGRRWTWRAFDHAVDEAARGLIGLGIAKGDRVGMWAPNCAEWTIIQFAAAKAGAILVNVNPSYRTHEFAYAVNQSGLRLLLAATSFKTSDYRGMVEEVTAKGEVPGLERTLYVDGDDWQVLIAAGRDLPADALTERQRDLTPDDPINIQYTSGTTGFPKGATLSHRNILNNGYFVTELINFTEQDRLCIPVPFYHCFGMVMANLGCVTHGATMVIPAPGFDPSITLRTVQDERCTAVYGVPTMFIAMQNAPDFADYDLATLRTGIMAGSICPVEVMKRCINDMHMAEVSIAYGMTETSPVSCQTRADDDLDRRTSTIGRAAPHVEIRIVDPATGETVPRGEPGEFCTRGYSVMLGYWEDPAKTAEAIDADGWMHTGDLAVMREDGYANIVGRIKDMVIRGGENIYPREIEEFLYTHPDVEDVQVVGVPDEKYGEELCAWIRLRAGADPLDADAVRAFATGRLAHYKIPRYVLLVEDFPMTVTGKIRKVEMRERSTELLGLG comes from the coding sequence ATGACGGAGTCGTACGCCGCCGGCGAGACCACCACGCCCCTGCTGGACGAGACCATCGGTGCCAACCTCGAGCGCACGGTCGCGCAGTGGCCCGACCGGGAGGCACTGGTCGAGGTGGCGAGCGGACGCCGGTGGACCTGGCGCGCGTTCGACCACGCGGTCGACGAGGCGGCGCGCGGCCTGATCGGCCTCGGCATCGCGAAGGGCGACCGGGTCGGGATGTGGGCGCCGAACTGCGCGGAGTGGACCATCATCCAGTTCGCCGCGGCCAAGGCCGGCGCGATCCTGGTCAACGTCAACCCGTCGTACCGCACCCACGAGTTCGCCTACGCCGTCAACCAGTCCGGCCTGCGCCTGCTGCTCGCCGCGACCAGCTTCAAGACCAGCGACTACCGGGGCATGGTCGAGGAGGTCACGGCCAAGGGCGAGGTCCCCGGACTGGAGCGGACGCTGTACGTCGACGGCGACGACTGGCAGGTGCTCATCGCCGCCGGCAGGGACCTCCCTGCGGACGCCCTCACCGAGCGGCAGCGCGACCTGACGCCCGACGACCCGATCAACATCCAGTACACCAGCGGCACCACGGGCTTCCCGAAGGGCGCGACGCTCAGCCACCGCAACATCCTCAACAACGGCTACTTCGTCACCGAGCTGATCAACTTCACCGAGCAGGACCGACTCTGCATCCCGGTGCCCTTCTACCACTGCTTCGGGATGGTGATGGCCAACCTGGGTTGCGTGACCCACGGCGCGACCATGGTGATCCCGGCTCCCGGCTTCGACCCGTCGATCACCCTGCGCACCGTCCAGGACGAGCGCTGCACCGCGGTCTACGGCGTACCGACCATGTTCATCGCGATGCAGAACGCCCCCGACTTCGCCGACTACGACCTCGCCACCCTCCGCACCGGCATCATGGCCGGCTCCATCTGCCCGGTGGAGGTGATGAAGCGCTGCATCAACGACATGCACATGGCGGAGGTGTCCATCGCCTACGGCATGACCGAGACCAGCCCCGTGAGCTGCCAGACCCGGGCGGACGACGACCTCGACCGGCGTACCTCCACGATCGGGCGCGCCGCGCCGCACGTCGAGATCCGGATCGTCGACCCGGCGACGGGGGAGACCGTGCCGCGGGGCGAGCCGGGCGAGTTCTGCACCCGCGGCTACTCCGTGATGCTCGGCTACTGGGAGGACCCGGCGAAGACCGCCGAGGCGATCGACGCCGACGGCTGGATGCACACCGGCGACCTCGCCGTCATGCGCGAGGACGGCTACGCCAATATCGTCGGCCGGATCAAGGACATGGTCATCCGCGGCGGCGAGAACATCTACCCCCGCGAGATCGAGGAGTTCCTCTACACCCACCCCGACGTCGAGGACGTCCAGGTCGTCGGTGTCCCCGACGAGAAGTACGGCGAGGAGCTGTGCGCCTGGATCCGGCTCCGGGCCGGCGCCGATCCCCTCGACGCCGACGCGGTCCGGGCTTTCGCGACCGGCAGGCTCGCCCACTACAAGATCCCGCGCTACGTCCTGCTGGTCGAGGACTTCCCGATGACCGTCACCGGCAAGATCCGCAAGGTCGAGATGCGCGAGCGCTCCACCGAGCTACTCGGCCTGGGCTGA